A single genomic interval of Cucumis sativus cultivar 9930 chromosome 5, Cucumber_9930_V3, whole genome shotgun sequence harbors:
- the LOC101211934 gene encoding PHD finger protein ALFIN-LIKE 2 produces MASISSSPRSVEDIFKDYNARRTGLVRALTYDVDEFYSLCDPEKENLCLYGHPNESWEVTLPAEEVPSELPEPALGINFARDGMKRRDWLSLVAVHSDCWLLSVAFYFGAQLNRNERKRLFSMINDLPTLFEVASGRKAVKDKPSMDSGSKSRNSTKRTLDGSTRNSNPKLLEESYGEDEDEHGDTLCGSCGGNYNADEFWIGCDICEKWFHGKCVRITPAKAENIKQYKCPSCSTKRGRL; encoded by the exons ATGGCGTCAATCTCTTCAAGCCCTCGTTCCGTTGAAGACATCTTCAAGGATTACAACGCTCGTCGTACAGGCCTTGTTCGAGCCCTCACTTATG ATGTCGATGAGTTTTACTCGCTTTGCGATCCTG AGAAGGAgaatttgtgtttgtatggACATCCGAATGAGTCTTGGGAGGTGACTCTGCCTGCTGAGGAAGTTCCATCTGAGCTCCCTGAACCTGCGTTGGGGATCAATTTTGCTAGAGATGGGATGAAGCGTAGAGACTGGCTTTCATTGGTGGCTGTGCACAGCGATTGTTGGTTGCTTTCAGTGGCGTTCTATTTTGGTGCTCAACTCAACCGCAATGAGCG GAAGCGACTATTTAGTATGATTAATGATCTACCCACTCTATTTGAAGTTGCATCCGGAAGGAAAGCTGTTAAAGACAAACCCAGTATGGATAGTGGAAGTAAATCTAGAAACAGCACGAAG AGGACACTAGATGGGTCGACTAGAAACAGCAATCCAAAACTACTTGAAGAGAGTTATGGAGAGGATGAAGATGAGCATGGTGATACACTCTGTGGAAGCTGTGGTGGGAACTACAACGCGGACGAGTTTTGGATTGGATGTGACATCTGTGAGAAGTGGTTCCATGGAAAATGTGTGAGGATAACACCTGCCAAGGCTGAGAATATCAAGCAGTACAAATGCCCCTCTTGCAGCACAAAAAGAGGAAGACTGTAG